The Bdellovibrionota bacterium genome has a window encoding:
- a CDS encoding flagellar protein FlgN — translation MKILECYNNLVQVLEEEITVYRHFLDLVRHEFNILVESKLDALIENNKSKDAMITKLKSLERIREKRAREMTMTLGMIAGNEPITLLQIAAKLEMVQGDKLRTIHATLELLIKRTRENNAKNEVLVQSALTNIKGALENLKHSLQDKNTYKSEGQVSEGPVAPGRFVSKEV, via the coding sequence ATGAAAATTTTAGAGTGCTATAACAATTTAGTTCAGGTTCTTGAAGAAGAGATCACGGTGTATAGACACTTTCTTGATCTTGTTCGTCACGAGTTCAATATACTTGTGGAATCAAAACTTGATGCACTCATTGAAAACAACAAATCAAAAGACGCGATGATCACAAAGCTTAAATCTCTCGAAAGAATTCGTGAGAAGAGAGCAAGAGAAATGACAATGACTCTGGGAATGATTGCTGGGAACGAGCCGATCACGCTTCTTCAAATTGCTGCTAAATTAGAAATGGTTCAAGGCGATAAATTAAGAACAATCCACGCAACTCTTGAGTTACTCATTAAGAGAACAAGAGAGAACAACGCGAAGAACGAAGTATTGGTTCAATCGGCTTTGACAAATATCAAAGGCGCACTTGAAAACCTAAAACACTCTCTACAAGACAAGAATACTTATAAGAGTGAAGGACAAGTGAGCGAGGGGCCAGTGGCTCCGGGTAGATTTGTAAGTAAAGAAGTTTAG
- the flgM gene encoding flagellar biosynthesis anti-sigma factor FlgM, giving the protein MKVNPKVNNADVNKVLQDKTIQGLNTAQTSEVGKNSKAEKNKEVTSQEQRDASAKVDLSPRAQEMKKIKQLATSSPDVDEAKVKKFQELIDKGLYKVDSKKVADKMIEDSLTSSFQEEP; this is encoded by the coding sequence ATGAAGGTTAATCCAAAGGTTAACAACGCTGACGTAAATAAAGTTCTTCAAGATAAAACTATTCAAGGTTTGAACACAGCTCAAACTTCGGAAGTCGGAAAAAATTCGAAAGCGGAAAAAAATAAAGAAGTTACTTCGCAAGAGCAAAGAGATGCGTCCGCAAAAGTGGATTTATCTCCAAGAGCACAAGAGATGAAAAAAATTAAGCAACTTGCAACTTCATCTCCAGATGTGGATGAAGCAAAAGTAAAAAAATTCCAAGAGCTAATTGATAAAGGTTTATACAAAGTTGACTCTAAAAAAGTTGCCGACAAAATGATCGAAGACAGCTTAACGAGTTCATTCCAAGAGGAACCGTAA